The Sphingosinithalassobacter sp. CS137 genome includes a region encoding these proteins:
- a CDS encoding AI-2E family transporter, which produces MDVQGNTEGAVVRKTLIVLLLVGLALLLVPLSGTLLLIFSAILIAVLIRSAAAPFRMLGIPETPAVLLGVLAIFAILYLVGWLFGAQLGQEFSNVAAQLPSAIDSARDWLRQQPWGQSLSLASLDLQSYFGRAVSFAFGAVGAITNLVLVVIGAIYFALQPGLYVRGAERLFPKEQGPRVVDALNASGVALQKYLLGQLFTMTVVGSLVAIGLTFVGLPSAGALGVIVGVANFIPLVGPVIGAIPGILLAFAQGPDALIAASLVYLVAQQAEGNVLTPLVQRWAVSIPPALLLFALGALGSLFGILGILLAAPLAVVLYTLVTMLWSRNALGYDVRVPGRRRSRGDDGG; this is translated from the coding sequence ATGGACGTGCAGGGCAACACGGAAGGCGCGGTCGTCCGCAAGACACTGATCGTCCTGCTGCTCGTTGGGCTCGCGCTGCTGCTCGTGCCGCTTTCGGGCACCTTGCTGCTGATCTTCTCGGCCATCCTGATCGCGGTGCTGATCCGCTCGGCGGCGGCGCCGTTCCGCATGCTGGGAATTCCCGAAACGCCGGCGGTGCTGCTGGGCGTGCTGGCGATCTTCGCGATCCTCTATCTGGTCGGCTGGCTGTTCGGGGCGCAACTGGGACAGGAATTCTCCAACGTCGCGGCGCAGCTGCCCTCGGCGATCGACAGCGCGCGCGACTGGCTGCGGCAGCAGCCCTGGGGCCAGTCGCTCAGCCTCGCCTCGCTCGACCTGCAAAGCTATTTCGGGCGCGCCGTCTCGTTCGCCTTCGGCGCGGTCGGTGCGATCACCAATCTGGTGCTGGTGGTGATCGGCGCGATCTATTTCGCGCTCCAGCCGGGCCTGTACGTCCGCGGGGCGGAGCGGCTGTTTCCCAAGGAGCAGGGGCCGCGCGTCGTCGATGCGCTGAACGCGAGCGGCGTCGCGTTGCAGAAATATCTGCTGGGGCAGCTGTTCACCATGACGGTCGTCGGCTCGCTGGTCGCGATCGGCCTCACATTCGTCGGTCTGCCCTCGGCGGGTGCGCTGGGCGTGATCGTGGGCGTCGCCAACTTCATCCCGCTGGTCGGCCCCGTGATCGGCGCCATTCCGGGCATCCTGCTCGCCTTTGCGCAGGGGCCGGACGCGTTGATCGCCGCCTCGCTGGTCTATCTCGTCGCGCAGCAGGCGGAGGGCAATGTGCTGACCCCGCTCGTCCAGCGCTGGGCAGTGTCGATTCCGCCCGCGCTGCTGCTGTTTGCGCTGGGCGCGCTGGGATCGCTGTTCGGCATCCTCGGCATCCTGCTCGCCGCGCCGCTGGCGGTGGTGCTCTATACGCTGGTGACGATGCTCTGGTCGCGGAACGCGCTGGGCTATGACGTGCGGGTTCCCGGCCGCCGCCGATCGCGGGGGGATGACGGTGGCTGA
- a CDS encoding GreA/GreB family elongation factor has translation MSVAFRRESDDEHKEPEFELPIPVGPNLVTERGLALIEAKVAELKGAVAAEIDEAARKKLERTLRYWSTQHATARIADRPEAGEAGIGSLVTVRRAGRTQRFRIVGHDEADPASALLAFTAPLARAVMGAMAGERVAFGGSADALEVVEVA, from the coding sequence ATGAGTGTCGCCTTCCGCCGCGAGAGCGACGACGAGCACAAGGAGCCCGAGTTCGAGCTGCCGATCCCGGTCGGACCGAATCTGGTGACCGAACGCGGGCTGGCTCTGATCGAAGCGAAAGTCGCCGAACTGAAAGGCGCCGTTGCCGCCGAAATCGACGAGGCGGCGCGCAAGAAGCTGGAGCGCACGCTCCGCTATTGGTCCACCCAGCATGCGACCGCGCGCATCGCCGATCGCCCCGAGGCGGGCGAAGCCGGAATCGGATCGCTGGTGACAGTGCGCCGCGCCGGACGGACGCAGCGGTTCCGGATCGTCGGGCACGACGAAGCCGATCCGGCGAGCGCGCTGCTCGCGTTCACGGCGCCGCTGGCGCGCGCGGTGATGGGCGCGATGGCGGGCGAGCGCGTGGCCTTCGGCGGGAGCGCGGATGCCCTCGAAGTGGTGGAGGTCGCGTGA
- a CDS encoding CaiB/BaiF CoA transferase family protein — translation MKPLEGIRVVELARILAGPWCGQLLADLGAEVIKIERPGTGDDTRHWGPPFLHDAEGNSLDAAYFHSTNRGKSARFIDIATPAGQAEVRALAAEADVVIENYKVGGLVKYGLDSASLRAANPRLIVASITGFGQTGPYAHRAGYDFIIQGMGGFMSLTGEPDGAPQKAGIAYADIFTGTYTAVAVLAALRRRDVTGEGAHIDMALLDTQVAVLANQALNWMASGTVPHRMGNGHANLVPYQAFACADGELIVAVGNDSQFRRLCAVLGLDLGEDPRFATNPGRVENRAALIPLLAAAIRSWEKAALYERLEAAGVPAGPINRVDEVFADRQVQARGMRIAPGGLPGVASPIVIDGVRMTSGRPSPPRPAND, via the coding sequence GTGAAACCGCTCGAGGGCATTCGAGTGGTCGAGCTGGCACGCATCCTCGCCGGCCCGTGGTGCGGCCAGTTGCTCGCCGATCTCGGCGCGGAAGTGATCAAGATCGAGCGGCCCGGAACCGGCGACGACACGCGACACTGGGGGCCGCCGTTCCTGCACGACGCGGAGGGCAACAGCCTCGACGCCGCCTATTTCCACTCGACCAATCGCGGCAAAAGCGCCCGCTTCATCGATATCGCCACGCCGGCCGGGCAGGCGGAGGTGCGTGCGCTGGCCGCCGAGGCGGATGTGGTGATCGAGAACTACAAAGTGGGCGGGCTCGTCAAATACGGCCTCGACTCCGCCAGCTTGCGGGCGGCGAATCCTCGGCTGATCGTCGCCTCGATCACCGGCTTCGGCCAGACCGGCCCCTATGCACATCGCGCCGGCTATGACTTCATCATCCAGGGCATGGGCGGCTTCATGAGCCTGACCGGCGAGCCCGACGGCGCACCGCAGAAGGCCGGGATAGCCTATGCCGACATCTTCACCGGCACCTACACGGCCGTCGCGGTGCTTGCGGCGCTGCGACGCCGTGACGTCACCGGCGAAGGCGCGCACATCGACATGGCGCTACTCGATACGCAGGTTGCGGTGCTGGCGAACCAGGCGCTCAACTGGATGGCATCGGGCACGGTGCCGCACCGGATGGGCAACGGCCACGCCAATCTGGTGCCGTACCAGGCATTCGCCTGCGCCGACGGCGAGCTGATCGTCGCGGTCGGCAACGATTCGCAATTCCGCCGGCTCTGCGCCGTGCTCGGACTCGACCTCGGCGAGGATCCGCGCTTCGCGACCAATCCGGGCCGTGTCGAGAACCGTGCCGCGCTGATCCCGCTGCTCGCCGCCGCAATCAGGAGCTGGGAGAAGGCGGCGCTCTACGAACGGCTCGAGGCCGCGGGCGTACCGGCAGGGCCGATCAACCGAGTCGACGAAGTGTTCGCCGACCGGCAGGTGCAGGCGCGCGGCATGCGGATCGCACCGGGCGGGCTCCCGGGCGTCGCCAGCCCGATCGTGATCGACGGGGTGCGCATGACGAGCGGTCGGCCCAGCCCTCCGCGGCCCGCGAACGACTAA
- the tsaD gene encoding tRNA (adenosine(37)-N6)-threonylcarbamoyltransferase complex transferase subunit TsaD produces MALILGLESSCDETAAALVASDRTIRAHRLARQDAQHAPYGGVVPEIAARAHVEMLGPLVEAVLDEAGVTLADVDAVAATAGPGLIGGVMVGLVTGKALALAGGKPLVAVNHLEGHALSPRLTDPDLAFPYLLLLVSGGHCQLLLVEGVGRYRRIATTIDDAAGEAFDKTAKLLGLGFPGGPAVEQAARKGDPRAVPLPRPLLGSNEPHFSFAGLKSAVSRARDAGTHRAEDIAASFQQAVIDCLLDRTARALDSVAGVGVSALVVAGGVAANQGVRAALEGLAASRDLRFVAPPLWLCTDNAAMIAWAGAERFGAGLTDPLDVPARARWPLDPTGEKVRGAGVKA; encoded by the coding sequence ATGGCATTGATCCTGGGCCTCGAATCGAGCTGCGACGAGACGGCCGCGGCATTGGTCGCGAGCGATCGGACGATCCGTGCGCATCGGCTCGCGCGGCAGGATGCCCAGCATGCCCCCTATGGCGGTGTCGTTCCCGAGATTGCGGCACGCGCGCATGTCGAAATGCTGGGCCCACTGGTCGAGGCGGTGCTCGACGAGGCGGGAGTGACGCTGGCCGATGTCGATGCAGTCGCGGCGACGGCGGGGCCGGGGCTGATCGGCGGTGTGATGGTCGGGCTCGTCACCGGCAAGGCGCTCGCGCTGGCGGGTGGCAAGCCGCTGGTCGCGGTGAACCATCTCGAGGGACATGCGCTCTCGCCGCGCCTGACCGATCCCGATCTGGCCTTTCCCTATCTGCTGCTGCTCGTTTCGGGCGGCCATTGCCAGCTGCTGCTGGTCGAAGGCGTCGGCCGCTACCGGCGGATCGCCACCACGATCGACGACGCCGCGGGTGAGGCGTTCGACAAGACGGCGAAGCTGCTCGGGCTCGGCTTTCCGGGCGGCCCCGCGGTCGAGCAGGCGGCGCGAAAGGGCGATCCGCGCGCGGTGCCGCTGCCGCGCCCGCTGCTGGGATCGAACGAGCCGCATTTCTCGTTCGCCGGCCTCAAGAGCGCCGTATCGCGCGCGCGCGACGCAGGCACCCACCGCGCCGAGGATATCGCCGCCTCGTTCCAGCAGGCCGTGATCGACTGTCTGCTCGATCGCACTGCCCGCGCACTCGATTCGGTGGCGGGCGTCGGCGTCAGCGCGCTGGTCGTCGCGGGTGGCGTCGCGGCCAACCAGGGGGTGCGCGCTGCGCTCGAGGGGCTCGCTGCCAGCCGCGATCTGCGGTTCGTCGCGCCGCCGCTCTGGCTGTGCACCGATAATGCGGCGATGATCGCCTGGGCGGGCGCCGAGCGATTCGGTGCCGGGCTCACCGATCCGCTCGACGTGCCGGCCCGCGCCCGCTGGCCGCTCGATCCGACAGGCGAAAAGGTGCGCGGTGCGGGAGTGAAGGCATGA
- the hemC gene encoding hydroxymethylbilane synthase produces MPSPFRIGTRGSPLALTQANMVRDALIGAHDWAEDAVEIVTIRTTGDRVQDRALAEIGGKALWTKELDRALLDGEIDCAVHSMKDVETLRPPSVTLAAVLARADVRDRLIGADSIEALRQGARLGTSSPRRAAQLRKLRPDLEIVLFRGNVDTRLAKLAAGEADATLLAAAGLERLGRHDIGVPVPVDVMLPAPAQGAVGVEVRSDDQTAVERLAAIDHPETRACVLAERALLAALKADCHSPVGALATLDGAILTLRAELLSEDGQAHVHGQEAGAPRDPKLPEIMARDLLARAPETVRRLFAG; encoded by the coding sequence ATGCCCAGCCCCTTTCGCATCGGAACGCGCGGATCGCCGCTCGCGCTCACTCAGGCCAATATGGTGCGCGACGCGCTGATCGGCGCGCACGACTGGGCGGAAGATGCGGTGGAGATCGTGACCATCCGCACCACCGGCGACCGGGTGCAGGATCGTGCGCTCGCCGAAATCGGCGGCAAGGCGCTGTGGACCAAGGAGCTCGACCGCGCGCTGCTCGACGGCGAGATCGACTGCGCCGTACATTCGATGAAGGACGTGGAGACGCTGCGGCCGCCGAGCGTCACGCTGGCCGCCGTGCTGGCGCGAGCGGATGTGCGCGACCGGCTGATCGGTGCCGATTCGATCGAGGCGCTCCGGCAGGGCGCACGTCTCGGCACCAGTTCGCCGCGCCGCGCCGCGCAGCTGCGCAAGCTGCGACCCGACCTCGAGATCGTCCTGTTCCGCGGAAACGTCGATACGCGGCTCGCCAAGCTCGCGGCGGGCGAGGCCGACGCGACTCTTCTCGCCGCCGCGGGGCTGGAGCGCCTCGGGCGGCACGATATCGGCGTGCCCGTGCCGGTTGACGTCATGCTGCCGGCGCCCGCGCAGGGGGCGGTCGGCGTCGAAGTGCGCAGCGACGACCAGACCGCGGTCGAGCGGCTGGCGGCGATCGATCATCCCGAGACGCGTGCCTGTGTCCTCGCCGAGCGTGCCCTGCTCGCGGCGCTCAAGGCCGACTGTCATTCGCCCGTGGGTGCGCTGGCGACGCTGGACGGCGCGATCCTGACGCTGCGCGCCGAATTGCTGTCGGAAGACGGGCAGGCGCATGTCCACGGGCAGGAAGCGGGCGCCCCGCGCGATCCGAAGCTTCCGGAGATCATGGCGCGCGACCTGCTCGCCCGCGCCCCGGAGACGGTGCGGCGGCTGTTCGCGGGATGA
- a CDS encoding tetratricopeptide repeat protein, translating to MSSTEREAVEAFRRDIVEPSMTRLVILDFWAEWCGPCKQLGPVLEKVAADYATKGVVLAKIDVDKDQFIAAQFQVRSIPTVYAMFQGQLVADLSQARTESQLRQMLDQILRQIPVEGESQQAEAEIEPLIAMGEQVLAEGDAERALSLFDQLAEMAPEHPAVLAGRIRALVQLGRFEEAQSALDSVPEEAAKAPEVERARAALSLATEAAPVDDLAELKAEVAANPHDMEKRYALAGGQMAAGDREGAAETLLAMIAEDREWNEGAARQRLLKLFEVVGLEDPWVSTQRRKLSAILFG from the coding sequence CTGTCCAGCACCGAACGCGAAGCCGTCGAGGCATTTCGGCGCGACATCGTCGAACCGTCGATGACCAGGCTGGTGATCCTGGATTTCTGGGCCGAATGGTGCGGCCCGTGCAAGCAGCTCGGCCCGGTGCTCGAGAAAGTGGCAGCCGACTATGCGACCAAAGGCGTGGTGCTCGCCAAGATCGACGTCGACAAGGACCAGTTCATCGCCGCCCAATTCCAGGTGCGTTCGATTCCGACCGTCTATGCGATGTTCCAGGGCCAGCTGGTCGCCGACCTGAGCCAGGCGCGCACCGAATCGCAGCTGCGCCAGATGCTCGACCAGATCCTGCGGCAAATCCCGGTCGAAGGCGAATCGCAGCAGGCCGAGGCCGAGATCGAGCCGCTGATCGCGATGGGCGAGCAGGTATTGGCCGAAGGAGACGCCGAGCGCGCGCTTTCGCTGTTCGACCAGCTCGCCGAGATGGCCCCCGAGCATCCGGCGGTGCTTGCCGGCCGCATCCGCGCGCTGGTCCAGCTTGGGCGGTTCGAGGAGGCACAGTCGGCGCTGGATTCGGTGCCCGAGGAGGCCGCCAAGGCGCCAGAGGTGGAGCGCGCGCGCGCCGCGCTCTCGCTTGCCACCGAAGCGGCGCCGGTCGACGATCTTGCCGAACTGAAGGCCGAAGTCGCCGCGAACCCGCACGACATGGAAAAGCGCTATGCGCTCGCCGGCGGCCAGATGGCGGCGGGCGACCGCGAAGGCGCGGCGGAGACGCTGCTCGCGATGATCGCCGAGGATCGCGAGTGGAACGAGGGCGCGGCGCGCCAGCGGCTGTTGAAGCTGTTCGAAGTGGTCGGGCTCGAGGACCCTTGGGTATCGACCCAGCGGCGCAAGCTTTCGGCGATCCTGTTCGGATGA
- a CDS encoding NAD(P)H-dependent glycerol-3-phosphate dehydrogenase, whose product MTIGVIGGGAWGTALAQVLASGGTAVRLWAREAEVVDAINERHENTVFLPGIPLSPNVSATQELGDLADADPILVVTPAQHMRAVLRELPGRGQPLILCSKGIEAGSHQFLHHVAAEEVPGSRIAVLSGPTFAHEVASGLPTAVTLAADPIDCANELAGVIARPSFRPYVSSDVVGAEIGGAVKNVLAIACGVVEGAGLGQNARAAVIARGFAEMTRFGVARGARVETLAGLCGLGDLVLTCSSTSSRNYSLGVGLGRGQSAQSLLADRKTVAEGAFTAPVLREAALAAGVDMPVAQAVCALLDGAEVADVVDGLLNRPLREEGV is encoded by the coding sequence ATGACGATCGGAGTAATCGGCGGCGGTGCCTGGGGCACTGCGCTTGCACAGGTACTGGCCTCGGGAGGCACCGCCGTTCGGCTCTGGGCGCGCGAGGCGGAAGTGGTCGACGCGATCAACGAACGCCACGAGAACACCGTTTTTCTGCCTGGTATTCCGCTTTCGCCGAACGTCAGCGCGACGCAGGAGCTCGGGGATCTCGCCGATGCCGATCCGATCCTGGTGGTGACGCCGGCGCAGCACATGCGCGCGGTGCTCCGCGAACTGCCCGGCAGGGGGCAGCCGCTGATCCTCTGCTCGAAGGGGATCGAGGCGGGATCGCACCAGTTCCTGCACCATGTCGCGGCCGAGGAAGTGCCGGGCTCCCGAATCGCGGTGCTCTCCGGACCCACCTTCGCGCACGAAGTCGCCTCCGGCCTGCCCACCGCCGTCACGCTCGCCGCCGATCCGATCGACTGCGCCAACGAACTCGCCGGCGTGATCGCGCGGCCTTCGTTCCGCCCCTATGTCTCGTCGGACGTGGTGGGGGCGGAGATCGGCGGCGCGGTGAAGAATGTGCTCGCGATCGCCTGCGGCGTCGTCGAGGGGGCCGGTCTAGGCCAGAATGCGCGTGCGGCGGTGATCGCGCGCGGCTTTGCCGAAATGACTCGCTTCGGCGTGGCGCGCGGCGCGCGAGTGGAAACGCTCGCCGGCCTGTGCGGCCTGGGCGATCTCGTTCTCACCTGCTCGTCGACCAGCTCGCGCAACTATTCGCTCGGCGTCGGGCTCGGGCGGGGACAAAGCGCGCAGAGCCTGCTGGCGGATCGCAAGACCGTGGCCGAAGGCGCCTTCACTGCGCCGGTACTGCGCGAGGCCGCACTGGCGGCGGGCGTCGACATGCCGGTCGCGCAGGCCGTGTGCGCGCTGCTCGACGGCGCCGAAGTGGCGGACGTCGTCGACGGTCTGCTCAACCGTCCGCTGCGCGAAGAAGGCGTGTGA
- a CDS encoding uroporphyrinogen-III synthase → MSRPIAVLRPEPGNRVTAAAVEATGRRAIRLPLFDVVPVPWQAPDPREYDALLLTSANAVRHAGPELAALLALPVHAVGEATAAAARRAGFVVAAIGHDGAHTLIAAAAGAGVRRALHLAGRDRLIEQGGIIADVRTVYASEPREIAEAAAQRLSGAVAMVHSPRAAARLAAVLDASRVARGSVAVAAISERTRRALGSGWERVAVAAVPEDDTLRDVALRLAD, encoded by the coding sequence ATGAGCCGCCCGATCGCCGTCCTGCGACCGGAGCCGGGCAACCGAGTGACGGCGGCTGCAGTGGAGGCGACCGGACGCCGGGCGATCCGGCTTCCGCTTTTCGACGTCGTGCCCGTCCCCTGGCAAGCGCCTGATCCGAGGGAATATGACGCGCTGCTCCTGACCAGTGCCAACGCCGTCCGCCATGCCGGACCCGAACTGGCCGCATTGCTGGCGCTGCCGGTCCATGCGGTGGGCGAAGCGACTGCGGCGGCCGCGCGGCGCGCCGGGTTCGTGGTGGCGGCGATCGGACACGACGGCGCGCACACCCTGATCGCCGCTGCCGCCGGGGCAGGCGTTCGCCGGGCGCTGCATCTCGCCGGGCGCGATCGGCTGATCGAGCAGGGCGGGATCATCGCCGACGTGCGCACTGTCTATGCCAGCGAGCCGCGCGAGATCGCGGAAGCTGCGGCGCAGCGGCTGTCTGGTGCCGTCGCGATGGTCCATTCGCCGCGCGCGGCCGCGCGACTCGCGGCGGTGCTCGACGCGTCGCGCGTCGCGCGTGGCAGCGTCGCCGTCGCGGCGATCAGCGAGCGGACAAGAAGGGCCCTGGGAAGCGGCTGGGAGCGCGTGGCGGTGGCGGCAGTTCCGGAAGACGACACGCTCCGGGACGTCGCCCTCCGCCTCGCCGATTGA
- a CDS encoding DUF72 domain-containing protein: protein MTVADVRVGIGGWTYAPWRGTFYPDGLPQKRELEFASSAVTAIEINATYHRLQKPASFAQWAATAPEGFVFAVKASRYCTNRKLLAEAGDAVTTFLDQGIVELGDKLGPILWQFMATKKFDPEDFGAFLKLLPDRHAGLPLRHAIQVRHESFRVPEFVALARAHGVAIVHADSAEYPAIADVSGDFVYVRLENAQEGHPQGYSPAALDRWAEAARCWSEGGRPEGLPYVTDDQPPVVPRETYIFMINGAKVRAPAAATALLQRLG from the coding sequence ATGACGGTGGCTGACGTGCGGGTCGGTATCGGCGGCTGGACCTATGCGCCGTGGCGCGGGACCTTCTATCCCGACGGCCTCCCCCAGAAGCGCGAGCTCGAATTCGCAAGTAGCGCGGTGACGGCGATCGAGATCAACGCCACCTATCATCGGCTGCAAAAGCCGGCGAGCTTCGCCCAATGGGCAGCGACGGCCCCCGAAGGCTTCGTCTTTGCAGTGAAGGCGTCGCGATACTGCACCAACCGGAAGCTGCTGGCAGAGGCCGGCGATGCGGTGACGACCTTCCTCGATCAGGGGATCGTCGAGCTCGGCGACAAGCTGGGCCCGATCCTCTGGCAGTTCATGGCGACCAAGAAGTTCGACCCCGAGGATTTCGGCGCCTTCCTGAAGCTTCTTCCCGACCGCCACGCCGGCCTGCCGCTGCGCCACGCGATTCAGGTGCGCCACGAAAGCTTCCGTGTGCCGGAATTCGTCGCGCTTGCCCGCGCCCATGGCGTCGCCATCGTCCATGCCGATTCGGCGGAGTATCCGGCGATCGCCGACGTCAGCGGCGATTTCGTCTATGTGCGGCTGGAGAATGCGCAGGAGGGGCATCCGCAAGGCTATTCCCCGGCCGCGCTCGATCGCTGGGCGGAGGCCGCACGCTGCTGGAGCGAAGGCGGTCGGCCGGAGGGGCTACCCTATGTGACCGACGACCAACCGCCTGTGGTTCCACGTGAAACTTACATCTTTATGATCAACGGCGCGAAGGTGCGTGCGCCCGCGGCGGCCACGGCATTGCTGCAACGGCTGGGATAA
- a CDS encoding acyl-CoA dehydrogenase — MAEMGRFDWQDPFALDAQLTEEERIVRDTAHGYAQEKLLPRVTKAFLDESFDREIMREMGALGLLGATIPEAYGGAGLGYVSYGLVAREVEAVDSGYRSAMSVQSSLVMHPIHAYGTEAQKQKFLPKLATGEWVGCFGLTEPDAGSDPGGMRTRAEKIDGGYRLSGSKMWITNSPIADVFVVWAKSDAHGGGIKGFVLEKGMKGLSAPKIEGKLSLRASITGEIVMDGVEVGEDALLPEVQGLKGPFGCLNRARYGIAWGSMGAAEACMRAARTYTLDRAQFGKPLAANQLVQLKLANMQTEIALALQGCLRAGRMFDEGTLAPEAISILKRNNCGKALEIARVARDMHGGNGISAEFHVMRHAINLETVNTYEGTHDVHGLILGRAITGIAAF; from the coding sequence ATGGCAGAAATGGGCCGGTTTGACTGGCAGGACCCGTTCGCTCTCGACGCACAGCTCACCGAGGAAGAGCGGATCGTACGCGATACCGCGCATGGCTATGCGCAGGAGAAGCTGCTGCCGCGCGTGACGAAGGCGTTCCTCGACGAGAGCTTTGATCGCGAGATCATGCGCGAGATGGGCGCGCTGGGTCTGCTCGGCGCCACGATCCCCGAAGCCTATGGCGGCGCGGGGCTCGGCTATGTCTCCTATGGTCTGGTCGCGCGCGAAGTCGAGGCAGTCGATTCGGGCTATCGCTCGGCGATGAGCGTGCAGAGTTCGCTCGTGATGCACCCGATCCACGCCTATGGCACCGAGGCGCAGAAGCAGAAATTCCTGCCCAAACTCGCCACCGGCGAATGGGTGGGCTGCTTCGGCCTGACCGAGCCCGATGCGGGATCCGATCCCGGCGGCATGCGCACGCGCGCGGAGAAGATCGACGGCGGCTATCGCCTGAGCGGCTCGAAGATGTGGATCACCAATTCGCCGATCGCCGACGTTTTCGTCGTCTGGGCGAAATCCGATGCGCACGGCGGCGGCATCAAGGGCTTTGTGCTCGAAAAGGGCATGAAGGGGCTCTCCGCTCCCAAGATCGAAGGCAAGCTGTCGCTTCGCGCCTCGATCACCGGCGAGATCGTGATGGACGGCGTCGAAGTCGGCGAGGACGCGCTGCTGCCCGAGGTGCAGGGGCTGAAGGGGCCGTTCGGGTGCCTCAATCGCGCACGCTACGGAATTGCCTGGGGCAGCATGGGGGCGGCCGAGGCCTGCATGCGCGCCGCGCGGACCTACACGCTTGACCGCGCGCAGTTCGGCAAGCCGCTCGCGGCCAACCAGCTCGTCCAGCTGAAGCTGGCGAACATGCAGACCGAAATCGCGCTGGCGCTGCAAGGCTGCCTGCGCGCCGGCCGCATGTTCGACGAAGGCACGCTGGCGCCCGAGGCGATCAGCATCCTGAAGCGCAACAATTGCGGCAAGGCGCTGGAGATCGCCCGTGTCGCGCGCGACATGCACGGCGGCAACGGCATTTCGGCCGAATTCCATGTGATGCGCCACGCGATCAACCTCGAGACCGTCAACACCTATGAAGGCACCCACGACGTGCACGGGCTGATCCTGGGGCGGGCGATCACCGGCATCGCGGCGTTCTGA
- a CDS encoding GNAT family N-acetyltransferase — MNLQPTLRGALVTLEPTVAGDWCALFAAAADPEIWAQHPASDRWKEPVFRAYFDDALASGGSLTIRDRASGEVIGASRYANHDLQRDEIEIGWTFLARRFWGGPVNAEVKRLMLDHILAEVHAAVFVVGAENLRSRRAMEKIGGVVEQGRTQRGDGSRMDRHVFYRIAREHGAAAA; from the coding sequence ATGAACCTGCAGCCGACGCTCCGCGGCGCGCTCGTGACGCTCGAGCCGACGGTCGCCGGCGACTGGTGCGCGCTGTTCGCCGCGGCGGCGGACCCGGAGATATGGGCCCAGCACCCCGCCTCGGACCGCTGGAAGGAGCCGGTGTTCCGCGCCTATTTCGACGATGCGCTGGCGAGCGGCGGCAGCCTCACGATCCGCGATCGCGCGAGCGGAGAGGTGATCGGCGCCAGCCGCTACGCCAATCACGACCTGCAGCGCGACGAAATCGAGATCGGCTGGACCTTCCTCGCACGACGCTTCTGGGGCGGCCCGGTCAACGCCGAGGTGAAGCGGCTGATGCTCGATCATATTCTGGCCGAAGTGCATGCCGCGGTGTTCGTGGTCGGCGCGGAGAACCTCCGGTCGCGGCGCGCCATGGAGAAGATCGGAGGCGTAGTCGAGCAGGGGCGCACGCAGCGCGGCGACGGTTCGCGGATGGACCGTCACGTCTTCTATCGAATCGCGCGCGAGCATGGGGCGGCCGCGGCATGA
- a CDS encoding DUF2147 domain-containing protein — MKPIRTFAGACALALPLLFPAAVAGQSAGEVPEAVWSNPDGSVHIRSYSCDGKLCGRVTWANEEAKRDAREGGTESLVGTNLFRNFTQQPSGAWEGEVFVPDLGKRFSGTIRFEGDTLSAEGCAALGIICKSQRWTRVE; from the coding sequence ATGAAACCGATCCGCACGTTCGCCGGTGCCTGCGCGCTTGCGCTGCCGCTGCTCTTCCCCGCTGCCGTGGCGGGGCAGAGCGCCGGGGAAGTGCCCGAGGCAGTCTGGAGCAATCCCGACGGCAGCGTCCATATCCGCTCCTATTCGTGCGACGGAAAGCTATGCGGCCGCGTCACCTGGGCGAATGAAGAGGCCAAGCGCGACGCACGCGAAGGCGGCACCGAATCGCTGGTCGGAACGAACCTGTTCCGCAACTTCACGCAGCAACCTTCCGGCGCGTGGGAAGGCGAAGTCTTCGTTCCCGATCTGGGCAAGCGCTTTTCGGGCACGATCCGGTTCGAAGGCGATACGCTGAGTGCCGAGGGCTGCGCTGCCTTGGGCATCATCTGCAAGTCGCAGCGCTGGACGCGCGTCGAATAG